One part of the Zymomonas mobilis subsp. pomaceae ATCC 29192 genome encodes these proteins:
- the sufC gene encoding Fe-S cluster assembly ATPase SufC, giving the protein MLDIRDLRAEIDNKQILKGLNLSIGAGEIHAIMGPNGAGKSTLSYVLSGKPGYTVTGGSATFMGKDLLALEPHERAAAGLFLGFQYPVEIAGVSNLQFLRAAANAQRKTRGEEEISAGEFIKIARNEAKALGINQEMLKRPVNVGFSGGEKKRNEMMQMALLEPKLAILDETDSGLDIDALRIVSESINRVMRRPDRSVLLITHYQRLLDHVKPDFVHVLANGQIIRSGGPELALELEREGYGELVA; this is encoded by the coding sequence ATGTTAGATATTCGTGATCTTCGCGCTGAAATCGATAATAAACAGATTTTAAAAGGCCTCAATTTATCTATTGGCGCGGGTGAAATCCATGCGATTATGGGGCCTAATGGGGCAGGTAAATCGACGTTATCCTATGTCCTTTCGGGCAAACCCGGTTACACGGTAACGGGGGGATCGGCCACTTTCATGGGCAAGGATTTATTAGCCCTAGAACCCCATGAAAGAGCCGCCGCCGGATTGTTCCTAGGTTTTCAATACCCCGTTGAAATCGCGGGTGTCTCTAACCTGCAATTTCTACGTGCCGCGGCTAATGCACAACGGAAGACGCGCGGTGAAGAAGAAATATCAGCAGGGGAGTTTATCAAAATCGCCCGTAATGAGGCCAAGGCTCTTGGCATCAATCAGGAGATGCTAAAACGCCCTGTTAATGTCGGATTTTCTGGTGGTGAGAAAAAGCGCAATGAGATGATGCAGATGGCGCTTTTGGAACCTAAATTGGCCATTCTTGATGAAACGGATTCCGGTCTTGATATTGATGCTTTACGGATTGTCAGTGAAAGCATCAATCGGGTGATGCGCCGTCCTGATCGTTCTGTTTTGTTGATTACGCATTATCAGCGCTTATTGGATCATGTAAAACCTGATTTCGTCCATGTTTTAGCCAATGGCCAGATTATCCGTTCTGGTGGGCCAGAACTCGCTTTGGAATTAGAGCGGGAAGGCTATGGGGAGCTCGTAGCATGA
- the sufB gene encoding Fe-S cluster assembly protein SufB codes for MSETKNEAALEALARNDRYEWGFSSNVEQEFAPKGLNEDIVRFISAKKEEPEWMLNWRLEAYKRWLEMEMPEWAKLKLPKIDYQDAYYYAAPKAKPTVESLDEIDPEILSTYEKLGIPIEEQKVLAGVVGAREVAVDAVFDSVSVATTFRSKLQEVGVVFLSISEAIRTYPELIKRYLGRVVPVRDNYFTALNSAVFSDGTFVYIPEGVRCPMELSTYFRINAANTGQFERTLIVADKGAYVSYLEGCTAPQRDENQLHAAVVEIFAHEDAEVRYSTVQNWYPGDENGRGGIYNFVTKRALCDGARSKVSWTQVETGSAITWKYPSCILKGEESVGEFYSVALTNNYQQADTGTKMIHIGKNSRSTIISKGISAGHSDNTYRGLVKVGSAAENVRNFTRCDSLLIGEKCGAHTIPYIEVRNPTAKIEHEATTSKISDDELFYARQRGLNEDEAVALIVNGFAREVLQKLPMEFAIEAQKLLGISLEGAVG; via the coding sequence ATGAGTGAAACCAAAAATGAAGCCGCCCTTGAGGCGCTGGCTCGCAATGATCGTTATGAATGGGGCTTCTCTTCCAATGTTGAGCAGGAATTCGCCCCTAAAGGGTTAAATGAAGATATTGTTCGTTTTATCTCGGCTAAAAAAGAAGAGCCGGAATGGATGCTTAACTGGCGATTAGAGGCTTATAAGCGCTGGCTTGAAATGGAAATGCCGGAATGGGCAAAATTAAAACTGCCTAAAATCGACTATCAAGATGCCTATTATTATGCCGCGCCGAAAGCAAAACCAACGGTTGAATCACTTGATGAAATCGATCCAGAAATTTTAAGTACCTATGAAAAATTAGGTATTCCAATTGAGGAACAAAAAGTTTTAGCCGGTGTGGTCGGTGCTCGCGAAGTAGCCGTCGATGCTGTTTTTGACTCTGTATCGGTGGCAACAACCTTTCGCTCAAAGCTACAGGAAGTCGGGGTTGTCTTCTTATCGATTTCAGAAGCTATTCGTACCTATCCAGAATTGATTAAACGTTATCTTGGGCGTGTCGTCCCCGTACGGGATAATTATTTTACGGCTTTGAATAGCGCCGTTTTTTCGGATGGTACCTTTGTCTATATTCCAGAAGGTGTCCGTTGCCCGATGGAGCTTTCTACCTATTTTCGGATCAATGCAGCTAATACCGGACAATTTGAACGCACTTTAATTGTCGCTGATAAGGGGGCTTATGTTTCTTATCTCGAAGGCTGCACCGCCCCCCAACGGGACGAAAATCAACTTCATGCCGCCGTTGTTGAAATTTTTGCCCATGAAGATGCTGAAGTGCGCTATTCTACCGTACAAAACTGGTATCCAGGTGATGAAAACGGCCGGGGCGGTATTTACAACTTTGTGACTAAGCGAGCCCTTTGTGATGGTGCGCGTTCTAAAGTAAGTTGGACGCAAGTTGAAACGGGTTCTGCCATTACATGGAAATATCCTTCCTGTATTTTGAAAGGGGAGGAGTCTGTGGGTGAATTTTATTCAGTCGCACTGACGAATAATTACCAACAGGCCGACACCGGTACCAAGATGATTCATATCGGGAAAAATAGTCGATCAACTATTATTTCGAAGGGTATCTCTGCCGGTCATTCTGACAATACTTATCGTGGCTTGGTAAAAGTAGGCAGTGCCGCCGAAAATGTCCGTAACTTTACCCGATGCGACTCTTTACTTATCGGCGAAAAATGCGGTGCCCATACTATCCCTTATATTGAGGTTAGAAACCCTACGGCTAAGATCGAGCATGAGGCTACAACTTCAAAAATTTCTGATGACGAACTTTTTTATGCCAGACAGCGAGGCTTGAATGAAGACGAGGCCGTAGCCTTGATTGTTAACGGCTTTGCCCGTGAAGTTTTACAAAAATTGCCGATGGAATTCGCAATCGAAGCCCAAAAATTACTGGGTATCAGCCTTGAAGGCGCGGTTGGCTGA